From Dietzia sp. ANT_WB102, a single genomic window includes:
- a CDS encoding DUF2599 domain-containing protein produces MPRHPTIAVTSVALVTALAAGGCSQDGQDSTGPAGVDATMSSPDGPAEPRTPPAPPFIASSTWGDSDYGVTLKVAPSPAGRTASGPFDAQMAWQEVLQLSPDAKTPGMWEQFECHWSWARILEPAKATWNLEPWRPVVSPDRMLAEGCNPGGPEV; encoded by the coding sequence ATGCCCCGCCACCCGACCATCGCTGTCACCTCTGTCGCGCTGGTGACGGCTCTGGCGGCGGGCGGGTGTTCGCAGGACGGCCAGGACTCGACGGGTCCGGCGGGAGTGGACGCGACGATGTCCTCGCCCGACGGGCCGGCTGAGCCCCGCACGCCGCCCGCACCACCATTCATCGCGAGCTCGACCTGGGGCGATTCCGACTATGGCGTGACGCTGAAGGTGGCCCCGTCCCCCGCCGGCCGCACCGCGTCGGGCCCCTTCGACGCGCAGATGGCCTGGCAGGAGGTACTCCAGCTCTCCCCCGACGCCAAGACCCCGGGGATGTGGGAACAATTCGAATGCCACTGGTCCTGGGCGCGGATCCTCGAGCCCGCCAAGGCCACCTGGAACCTCGAGCCGTGGCGGCCGGTCGTATCACCCGACCGCATGCTGGCCGAGGGCTGTAACCCGGGAGGACCGGAGGTGTGA
- a CDS encoding DUF1697 domain-containing protein translates to MNATAVPGGASKDRKIALLRGINVGRSARIAMADLRSCTESAGCGEVRTVLATGNVVFTDPRPADEVRTTLEAAYTERFEYNAAVQVFTRDAVEAAVAAYPFESLDEHHDYVVFSDDPEVTGTVADTMGAAIDPSSTESVAAGPGCIYWRVPKGATLSSEAAKALANRAHQRHLTSRNIRTLRKILAGV, encoded by the coding sequence ATGAACGCCACAGCCGTCCCCGGCGGGGCGAGCAAAGACCGCAAAATCGCGTTGTTGCGTGGGATCAACGTGGGCAGATCGGCCAGGATCGCCATGGCCGACCTGCGGTCCTGCACCGAATCCGCGGGGTGCGGAGAGGTGCGAACCGTTCTGGCCACCGGGAACGTGGTGTTCACCGACCCGCGGCCCGCCGACGAGGTGAGGACGACGCTCGAAGCCGCATACACCGAAAGGTTCGAGTACAACGCCGCGGTTCAGGTGTTCACCCGCGATGCCGTCGAGGCCGCGGTGGCGGCGTACCCGTTCGAGTCACTGGACGAGCACCACGACTACGTCGTGTTCTCCGACGACCCAGAGGTGACCGGGACTGTCGCCGATACGATGGGCGCGGCGATCGACCCCAGCAGTACCGAGTCGGTGGCTGCGGGACCGGGGTGCATCTACTGGCGGGTCCCGAAAGGGGCGACGCTGAGCTCGGAGGCCGCCAAGGCCCTCGCAAATCGGGCCCATCAACGTCACTTGACCAGCAGGAACATCAGGACACTCCGCAAGATCCTCGCCGGGGTCTGA
- a CDS encoding SRPBCC family protein gives MAVSVQSVTTIEAGIPEIMAVLADVESLVDWSDAHRAVEVREADDEGWPIVVWEKISQFGMTEEMVVRYEWYDGEVSWSLVESRTLNVQNARYDLTDNGDGTTRVVFDLEVDLKIRLPGMVLKKAQKHIADVATSGLRDEVLRRYG, from the coding sequence ATGGCAGTGTCAGTGCAGTCCGTGACCACGATCGAGGCGGGGATCCCCGAGATTATGGCGGTTCTGGCAGACGTCGAGTCCCTCGTCGACTGGTCAGACGCCCACCGTGCGGTCGAGGTCCGCGAAGCCGATGATGAGGGTTGGCCGATCGTCGTGTGGGAGAAGATCTCGCAGTTCGGCATGACCGAGGAGATGGTCGTGCGCTACGAATGGTACGACGGCGAGGTGAGCTGGTCGCTCGTCGAGAGTCGCACCCTGAACGTGCAGAACGCGCGCTACGACCTGACCGACAACGGTGACGGCACCACCAGGGTAGTTTTCGACCTCGAAGTGGACCTCAAGATCAGGCTGCCCGGCATGGTGCTGAAGAAGGCCCAGAAGCATATCGCCGACGTGGCCACCTCCGGGCTCCGCGACGAGGTCCTCCGGCGCTACGGCTAA
- a CDS encoding patatin-like phospholipase family protein, producing MRIALALGAGGARGYTHIGVISELQARGHEVIGVSGASMGAVVGALYAAGKLDDFEEWVRGLTQRDVLRLLDVSFAGGGAIRANRIMAVIGAMLGDVRIEDLEIPFTAVATDLRARREVWFTRGPADVAVRASFAIPSVITPALVGGRLIVDGGVTNPVPLEPLASMSSDLLLAVSLTGRRSGIRGSTLHESSDPDEVSADGESRTARKGGPGAAKPAGTLTGRIRTAAADVRDAELVRLIAARFGQDPAGSEAVAPSGDPAHDQPSDGVGEVVKEGEQEVASGGEEALPGALGIFDVVTHTIEAMESIVTGYRMAGNRPDVLVEVPSDACSTFDFHRADELIALGRRLTAEALDRAGV from the coding sequence ATGAGGATCGCGTTGGCACTGGGCGCGGGCGGGGCGCGCGGGTACACCCACATAGGCGTGATCAGCGAGCTCCAGGCCCGCGGACACGAGGTGATCGGTGTCTCCGGGGCGTCGATGGGCGCTGTCGTGGGCGCTCTGTATGCGGCCGGCAAGCTGGACGACTTCGAGGAATGGGTCCGCGGACTGACCCAGCGCGACGTCCTGCGCCTGCTCGACGTCTCCTTTGCCGGCGGCGGCGCCATCCGGGCGAACAGGATCATGGCCGTCATCGGGGCGATGCTGGGCGACGTCCGCATCGAGGACCTCGAGATCCCGTTCACGGCCGTCGCCACCGATCTGCGGGCCCGCCGCGAAGTGTGGTTCACCCGCGGGCCCGCGGACGTGGCGGTGCGGGCATCGTTCGCGATCCCCAGCGTCATCACCCCGGCGTTGGTCGGCGGGCGACTGATCGTCGACGGTGGCGTCACCAACCCCGTTCCACTGGAGCCACTGGCGTCCATGAGCAGCGACCTGCTCCTCGCGGTGTCACTGACGGGTCGTCGGTCCGGTATCCGCGGGTCGACGCTCCACGAGAGCTCGGACCCGGACGAGGTGTCCGCGGACGGCGAGTCGAGGACCGCCCGGAAGGGTGGCCCAGGCGCGGCGAAGCCGGCGGGCACACTGACGGGCCGGATACGGACCGCGGCGGCGGACGTGCGCGACGCCGAACTAGTACGTCTGATCGCCGCCCGGTTCGGTCAGGATCCGGCAGGTTCGGAGGCTGTTGCCCCGTCTGGCGACCCCGCACACGATCAGCCCTCGGACGGGGTCGGGGAGGTCGTCAAGGAGGGGGAGCAGGAGGTGGCCTCCGGCGGTGAGGAGGCGCTCCCCGGGGCTCTGGGAATCTTCGATGTGGTCACCCACACGATCGAGGCGATGGAGAGCATCGTCACCGGCTACCGCATGGCCGGCAATCGTCCCGACGTTCTGGTCGAGGTCCCGTCGGACGCGTGCTCGACGTTCGATTTCCACCGGGCGGACGAGTTGATCGCACTCGGCCGCAGGCTCACCGCCGAGGCGCTGGACCGCGCCGGGGTCTGA
- a CDS encoding DUF4262 domain-containing protein, producing MSHTVIPHRIGSTHAPAVARDMSAVAANIGRYGMHVVHVGQGCDCEDCAATPLPPDQMFGYTIGLTDLGQPELLVRGLTGRETAAVLARWGDTVLAGQVFDAGHLLCEGSGGPTWELVPVRRPSRTLRWADRYYGTTGTGELSALELIPARRRCPCQLCS from the coding sequence ATGTCCCACACCGTCATCCCGCACCGCATCGGATCCACCCATGCCCCCGCCGTCGCGCGCGACATGTCCGCTGTCGCCGCGAACATCGGTCGATACGGGATGCACGTCGTGCATGTCGGCCAGGGATGCGACTGCGAAGACTGCGCCGCCACACCGTTACCTCCCGACCAGATGTTCGGCTACACCATCGGCTTGACCGACCTCGGTCAGCCGGAACTACTGGTCCGGGGTCTGACCGGCCGTGAGACCGCCGCGGTGCTGGCCCGGTGGGGCGACACAGTCCTTGCCGGCCAGGTCTTCGACGCAGGGCACTTGCTGTGTGAGGGATCCGGGGGCCCGACCTGGGAACTCGTGCCCGTGCGGCGTCCGTCCCGCACCCTGCGCTGGGCAGACAGGTATTACGGCACCACCGGCACCGGCGAACTGTCCGCGCTGGAATTGATCCCGGCCCGCAGGCGGTGCCCCTGCCAGCTGTGTAGCTGA
- the aroD gene encoding type I 3-dehydroquinate dehydratase, translating to MPRHQLHLDANSPSIIVPLTASDLAQLQRQAGALADNPVIDLVEWRVDLYEPFLTGATSTSAAAGKDPGPAVAALEALTGLLPDVPVLATFRTPAEGGSAEISGRDYVALINALTATGLAAAVDVEYLHPWAAHAIEAAHAHGVAVVASNHDFEATPPMEEIVARLEAMEVAGAEVAKIAVMPRSAADVVTLIAATESRHRTAGIPLITMSMGALGAVTRLGGGTFGSAATFATVGEASAPGQLPAAAVRTVLDLLDSGSGGPSGRVDTAGR from the coding sequence ATGCCCCGTCATCAGCTGCACCTGGATGCGAACTCGCCGTCGATCATCGTGCCACTCACTGCGAGCGATCTCGCGCAGCTGCAACGGCAGGCGGGCGCATTGGCCGATAATCCCGTGATCGATCTGGTCGAGTGGCGAGTCGATCTCTACGAGCCGTTCCTCACCGGGGCCACGTCGACCTCCGCCGCGGCCGGGAAAGATCCCGGCCCGGCGGTGGCCGCGCTCGAGGCACTGACCGGGTTGCTGCCAGACGTCCCGGTCCTAGCCACGTTTCGCACCCCGGCCGAGGGCGGCAGTGCGGAAATTTCAGGGCGCGACTACGTCGCGTTGATCAACGCGCTCACGGCGACCGGGCTGGCTGCGGCCGTGGACGTCGAGTACCTCCACCCGTGGGCGGCACACGCCATCGAGGCCGCCCACGCCCATGGCGTTGCGGTTGTGGCGTCGAATCACGACTTCGAGGCGACCCCGCCGATGGAGGAAATCGTCGCGCGGCTGGAGGCGATGGAGGTCGCCGGGGCGGAAGTGGCCAAGATCGCCGTCATGCCCCGGTCCGCGGCTGACGTGGTGACGCTCATCGCAGCCACCGAGAGCCGCCACCGCACCGCGGGGATCCCGCTGATCACAATGTCGATGGGGGCGCTCGGCGCGGTGACTCGCCTCGGCGGTGGCACGTTCGGATCGGCGGCGACCTTCGCCACCGTCGGCGAGGCCTCGGCGCCCGGGCAGTTGCCGGCGGCCGCGGTGCGCACAGTGCTCGATCTCCTGGACTCCGGCTCGGGTGGCCCGAGTGGACGGGTCGACACGGCCGGACGTTAG
- the tpx gene encoding thiol peroxidase: MATTAFKGNPVTTSGELPAVGSTAPAFELVGTDLAPVTSESLAGKKLILNIFPSVDTGVCAQSVRTFHEKASSLEDTEVVNISADLPFAHKRFCGAEGIENATAGSTFRSDFASDYGVKMTDGPMAGLLARSVVVVDAEGKVVYTQLVDEITTEPDYDAALAAVN; encoded by the coding sequence ATGGCAACCACCGCATTCAAGGGCAATCCCGTCACCACCTCCGGCGAGCTCCCCGCCGTCGGGTCGACCGCTCCGGCGTTCGAGCTGGTCGGCACCGACCTGGCTCCCGTGACCTCCGAGTCGCTGGCCGGCAAGAAGCTCATCCTCAACATCTTCCCCAGCGTCGACACGGGCGTATGCGCCCAGTCGGTGCGCACCTTCCACGAGAAGGCCTCCAGCCTGGAGGACACCGAGGTTGTCAACATCTCTGCCGACCTGCCGTTCGCGCACAAGCGCTTCTGCGGCGCCGAGGGGATCGAGAACGCCACCGCGGGCTCGACCTTCCGCAGCGACTTCGCCTCCGATTACGGCGTCAAGATGACCGACGGCCCGATGGCCGGCCTGCTGGCCCGCTCGGTCGTCGTGGTCGACGCCGAGGGCAAGGTCGTCTACACCCAGCTCGTCGACGAGATCACCACCGAGCCGGATTACGACGCCGCGCTCGCCGCCGTGAACTGA
- a CDS encoding FAD-binding protein translates to MGIAANLADPLIVGTDRHEDGVRRLVASFRAVPAGEPVRLAKKTSNLFRPRASSSSPGLDTTGLTRVVSVDPDARTADVQGMCTYEDLVDATLPYGLMPYVVPQLKTITLGGAVTGLGIESTSFRLGLPHESVLEMDVLTGTGEIVTARPDGSPRERALFRGFPNSYGSLGYAVRLRIALEPVKRFVELRHVRFDSLTALESALTRISEEKIYDGEEVDFLDGVVFSADEAYLCLGRRTDESGPVSDYTGATDKQAIYYRSIQHGGPAGSVVRDRLTIRDYLWRWDTDWFWCSRAFGVQNPRIRRFWPQHLLRSSAYWKIIGLDHRYDLGNKIGALKGEGPRERVVQDVEVTIDHTADFLDWFLREVPIEPLWICPLRLRESSPSPGVGGGPGSDRPWPLYPLAPETTYVNIGFWSSAPITPGMAEGAWNRRIEEEVSRLDGHKSLYSEVFYSREEFAQLYGGDHAGRLKSEFDPEGRFATLYDKAVGAR, encoded by the coding sequence ATGGGAATTGCCGCGAATCTCGCCGACCCTCTCATTGTGGGAACCGATCGGCACGAGGACGGGGTGCGGCGGCTCGTCGCAAGTTTCCGAGCTGTCCCCGCCGGTGAGCCGGTTCGGTTGGCCAAGAAAACTTCCAATCTGTTCCGTCCACGCGCCTCGTCGTCGTCGCCCGGTCTCGACACCACCGGTCTCACGCGCGTCGTCTCCGTCGACCCGGATGCCCGCACCGCCGACGTCCAGGGCATGTGCACCTATGAGGACCTGGTCGACGCGACCCTGCCGTACGGGCTGATGCCGTACGTGGTACCGCAGCTCAAGACCATCACCCTCGGCGGCGCGGTCACCGGACTGGGCATCGAATCCACCTCGTTCCGCCTGGGTCTGCCGCACGAGTCCGTCCTGGAGATGGACGTGCTCACCGGCACCGGCGAGATCGTCACCGCCCGTCCCGACGGCTCCCCCCGCGAACGCGCACTGTTCCGTGGGTTCCCCAACTCCTACGGTTCGCTCGGCTACGCGGTGCGGCTGCGCATCGCGCTCGAACCGGTGAAGCGCTTCGTGGAACTGCGCCACGTGCGGTTCGATTCCCTCACCGCGCTCGAGTCTGCGTTGACGCGGATCAGCGAAGAGAAGATCTACGACGGCGAAGAGGTCGACTTCCTCGACGGGGTCGTGTTCTCGGCCGACGAAGCGTACCTGTGTTTGGGGCGGCGGACCGACGAGTCAGGGCCGGTGTCCGACTACACGGGTGCGACCGATAAACAGGCGATCTATTACCGCTCCATCCAGCACGGCGGTCCCGCCGGTTCGGTCGTGCGCGACCGCCTGACCATCCGCGACTACCTGTGGCGCTGGGACACCGACTGGTTCTGGTGCTCGCGCGCATTCGGGGTGCAAAACCCGCGCATCCGGAGGTTCTGGCCGCAGCATCTGCTGCGATCGTCGGCCTACTGGAAGATCATCGGGCTGGACCACAGGTACGACCTGGGCAACAAGATCGGGGCGCTCAAGGGCGAGGGCCCCCGCGAACGCGTGGTGCAGGACGTCGAGGTCACCATCGACCACACCGCCGACTTCCTCGACTGGTTCCTGCGCGAGGTGCCCATCGAACCGCTGTGGATCTGCCCGCTGCGACTGCGCGAGTCCAGCCCGTCGCCTGGCGTGGGCGGTGGCCCCGGCTCCGACCGGCCGTGGCCGCTGTACCCGCTGGCCCCGGAGACCACCTACGTCAATATCGGCTTCTGGTCCTCGGCGCCCATCACACCCGGTATGGCCGAGGGGGCGTGGAACCGGCGGATCGAGGAGGAGGTCTCGCGTCTCGACGGTCACAAATCGCTCTACTCGGAGGTCTTCTACTCCCGCGAGGAATTCGCCCAACTGTACGGCGGTGATCACGCCGGCAGGCTCAAGTCGGAATTCGATCCCGAGGGCCGGTTCGCGACCCTCTATGACAAGGCGGTGGGGGCACGGTGA
- a CDS encoding adenylate/guanylate cyclase domain-containing protein: MANLNWDRVRSAAARAASGARDVNRHPTSVEFLRRARRALPGDAGFGDPLSAAGRDSAGTIARVAGLLFDEQPTASREVTLGGLQVWHALLERAGRAGGGSEVTIVFTDIVGFSDWAMRAGDEKSLQLLRRVASATEPAVLAHRGTVVKRLGDGLMAVFPSPQLALDAMTACLDGVATVEVAGWCPRLRIGVHTGRPRRIGDDFLGMDVNIAARLAEKAGAGEILISESTRAGLDPDRVSTRPKRTFRWGGVKGVPDQITVHVATPR; this comes from the coding sequence ATGGCGAACCTCAACTGGGATCGGGTGCGATCGGCGGCGGCCCGCGCCGCGTCGGGTGCCCGCGACGTCAACCGTCATCCCACGTCGGTCGAGTTCCTGCGGCGGGCCCGGCGGGCGCTGCCGGGTGACGCCGGATTCGGCGATCCGCTCTCCGCCGCTGGCCGCGACAGCGCGGGGACGATCGCCCGGGTGGCCGGCCTACTGTTCGACGAGCAGCCGACCGCGTCCCGCGAGGTGACGCTCGGCGGACTGCAGGTGTGGCACGCCCTGCTGGAGCGCGCGGGGCGCGCTGGCGGCGGGAGCGAGGTCACCATCGTCTTCACCGACATCGTCGGGTTCTCCGACTGGGCGATGCGCGCCGGCGACGAGAAGTCGCTACAACTCCTGCGGCGGGTGGCCTCGGCCACCGAGCCAGCGGTGCTCGCGCACCGTGGCACTGTCGTCAAACGTCTCGGCGACGGTCTCATGGCAGTGTTCCCGTCACCGCAATTGGCGCTCGACGCGATGACCGCCTGTCTGGACGGGGTTGCCACCGTGGAGGTGGCCGGCTGGTGTCCGCGGCTGCGGATCGGCGTCCACACCGGGCGACCACGCCGAATCGGGGACGACTTCCTCGGCATGGATGTCAACATCGCCGCCCGCCTCGCGGAGAAGGCCGGCGCAGGCGAGATCCTCATCAGCGAGTCCACCCGCGCCGGACTGGATCCAGACCGGGTGTCGACCCGCCCCAAGCGGACTTTCAGGTGGGGCGGAGTCAAGGGCGTGCCGGACCAGATCACCGTCCACGTGGCGACCCCGCGCTGA
- a CDS encoding NADPH-dependent FMN reductase, protein MKIGIILGSIREERSGKSVAEWVAEQAQTRQDATYELIDLKSFDVPLLTSATVPGAAKKKYDDDRVARWSHVIDSFDAFVFVTPEYNHSVPGGLKNAFDSLGSEWSHKPVAFVSYGAEGGVRAVEHWRQIVANFHMFGVRQQISLSLFSEFGPEGVRPSERRPEELATMFGQLEQATRRFSLAHADA, encoded by the coding sequence GTGAAGATCGGCATCATTCTGGGCAGCATCCGCGAGGAGCGCTCCGGCAAGTCCGTGGCCGAGTGGGTCGCGGAGCAGGCGCAGACTCGGCAGGACGCCACCTATGAGCTGATCGACCTCAAGTCCTTCGATGTCCCGCTGCTCACCTCGGCCACCGTGCCGGGGGCAGCGAAGAAGAAGTACGACGACGACCGGGTCGCCAGGTGGAGCCACGTCATCGACTCCTTTGACGCGTTTGTCTTTGTCACTCCCGAGTACAACCACAGTGTCCCGGGCGGGCTGAAGAATGCCTTCGACTCGCTGGGCAGCGAGTGGTCCCACAAGCCCGTCGCGTTTGTCTCCTACGGAGCCGAGGGTGGTGTGCGTGCCGTCGAGCATTGGCGGCAGATAGTGGCCAATTTCCACATGTTCGGCGTGCGTCAGCAGATATCGCTGAGCCTGTTCAGCGAGTTCGGCCCCGAGGGCGTGCGGCCGTCCGAGCGCCGACCCGAGGAGCTGGCCACGATGTTCGGCCAGCTCGAGCAGGCCACCCGGCGCTTTTCGCTGGCGCACGCAGACGCCTGA
- a CDS encoding YdcF family protein, translating to MRRTQRRLAAVAATAALALGAGAGTATAGSAEMPSGVALYGGLTMLGCQNVDQSLLPMCGDFEVLTSDDPAVLTVNPFTTDIVILGAGLFPDGGIRPVLDERLRTGFRLAQAYPTARIIVTGGVPQNGRTEARAMGDWLRGAGIAPHRITEEGNSNSTVQNAQFTDQIFRERGTTGAVVVTTGDHVKRAVLNFRQAVNGRIPVTGVVARG from the coding sequence GTGCGTAGAACTCAGAGGCGTCTCGCCGCCGTCGCCGCCACCGCGGCGCTCGCGTTGGGAGCCGGAGCGGGCACCGCCACCGCCGGGTCAGCCGAGATGCCTTCGGGCGTCGCGCTGTACGGCGGGCTGACGATGCTCGGATGTCAGAACGTCGACCAGTCGCTGCTGCCGATGTGCGGCGACTTCGAGGTGCTCACCTCGGACGATCCCGCGGTGCTCACCGTCAACCCGTTCACCACCGACATCGTCATCCTGGGTGCCGGACTGTTCCCCGACGGCGGCATTCGCCCGGTGCTCGATGAGCGCCTGCGCACCGGATTCCGGTTGGCGCAGGCGTACCCGACCGCCCGCATCATCGTCACCGGCGGCGTCCCGCAGAACGGGCGCACCGAGGCGCGTGCCATGGGTGACTGGCTGCGGGGTGCCGGGATCGCGCCGCACAGGATTACTGAAGAGGGCAACTCGAACTCGACGGTGCAGAACGCGCAATTCACCGATCAGATCTTCCGTGAACGCGGTACCACCGGCGCGGTCGTGGTGACCACCGGCGATCACGTCAAGCGCGCGGTGCTCAACTTCCGCCAGGCCGTGAACGGACGGATCCCGGTCACCGGTGTGGTCGCGCGGGGCTGA
- a CDS encoding DNA-3-methyladenine glycosylase — translation MSKGYDKVTAVRYLQVADPQLRAHIDAVGPCTLTPTPDTGPHTLFDRLASSIMSQQLSVKAAATIAGRLRERAMSDTQLDPDRVAALSDEELRACGISRPKVAALRDLADAVRVGRIPTLAELRDYDDDEVITSLTTVRGIGRWTAEMLLIFLLDRPDVFPVADVGVRRGFERVLGLDTTASPAMMLERSASWAPYRSVASWYLWRAVDQTGESAPAPTSST, via the coding sequence ATGTCGAAAGGATACGACAAGGTAACGGCCGTGCGATACCTTCAGGTGGCCGATCCGCAGCTACGCGCGCATATCGACGCTGTCGGCCCGTGCACACTCACCCCGACGCCGGACACCGGCCCGCACACCCTCTTCGACCGGCTGGCCTCGTCGATCATGTCCCAGCAGCTGTCGGTCAAGGCAGCCGCGACGATCGCCGGTCGGCTGCGCGAGCGCGCGATGAGCGACACCCAACTCGACCCCGATCGGGTGGCCGCGCTATCCGACGAGGAGCTGCGCGCGTGTGGCATCTCGCGGCCGAAGGTTGCCGCCCTGCGCGACCTCGCCGATGCGGTGCGAGTCGGGAGAATCCCCACACTGGCCGAATTGAGGGACTACGACGACGACGAGGTGATCACCTCCTTGACGACCGTCCGCGGAATCGGCCGATGGACCGCGGAGATGCTGCTGATCTTCCTGTTGGACAGACCCGACGTGTTCCCCGTGGCCGATGTCGGGGTGCGGCGGGGTTTCGAACGGGTGCTGGGCCTGGATACCACGGCCTCCCCCGCGATGATGCTCGAACGCTCGGCGAGCTGGGCTCCGTACCGGTCGGTGGCGTCCTGGTACCTGTGGCGGGCGGTGGACCAGACGGGAGAGTCGGCCCCTGCCCCCACCTCCTCGACCTAG
- a CDS encoding class I SAM-dependent methyltransferase, whose amino-acid sequence MTIAEIIGAFATGKPPLRIEAYDGSAIGRADSGLVLRLKSEKALQYIVTAPGDLGLARAYLMGEIEVEGVHPGAPRDVFGALEVFRKHMTRTPDSRTLVRIARSVGTESIRVLPTPPMEVKPAWKRVLSGMRRHSKERDSEAVSYHYDVSNLFYSWVLGPSMTYTCACYTDPDTSLEVAQENKYRLVFDKLGLQAGDRLLDVGCGWGGMVRYAASRGVHVIGVTLSKEQVEWAQAAIAADGLGDMAEVRLQDYRDVPERDFDAVSSIGITEHIGRKNYADYFARLHGYLKPGGRLLNHCITRPDNSRTVKAGQFIDRYVFPDGELAGAGTVHLEAENAGFEVVHEENLRQHYAITLRDWCANLVEHWDSAVGEVGEPMAKLWGLYMGACQYGFEHNKIQLHQILAVRLNDSMTWDIPLRQWWQA is encoded by the coding sequence ATGACGATCGCGGAGATCATCGGCGCTTTCGCGACCGGTAAGCCACCCCTGCGGATCGAGGCGTACGACGGCTCCGCCATCGGCCGCGCCGACAGTGGGCTCGTCCTCCGCCTCAAGAGCGAGAAGGCGCTGCAATACATCGTCACCGCCCCCGGCGACCTCGGGCTGGCCCGGGCCTACCTCATGGGCGAGATCGAGGTCGAGGGCGTGCACCCGGGCGCTCCTCGCGACGTGTTCGGCGCGCTCGAGGTGTTCCGCAAGCACATGACCCGCACGCCTGATTCACGGACTCTGGTGCGGATCGCCCGCTCCGTGGGCACGGAGAGCATCAGAGTCCTACCGACCCCGCCGATGGAGGTGAAGCCCGCGTGGAAGCGGGTCCTGTCCGGGATGCGGCGGCACTCCAAGGAGCGGGACTCCGAGGCTGTCAGCTACCACTACGACGTGTCGAACCTCTTCTACTCCTGGGTTCTCGGCCCGTCCATGACCTACACGTGCGCGTGCTACACGGACCCAGACACGTCGCTCGAAGTGGCGCAGGAGAACAAGTACCGGCTGGTGTTCGACAAGCTCGGTCTCCAGGCTGGCGACCGGCTACTCGACGTGGGCTGCGGGTGGGGCGGGATGGTCCGCTACGCCGCCTCGCGGGGCGTGCACGTGATCGGCGTGACTCTCTCCAAGGAGCAGGTCGAGTGGGCACAGGCCGCGATCGCGGCCGACGGGTTGGGGGACATGGCGGAGGTCCGCCTCCAGGACTATCGGGACGTACCCGAGCGCGATTTCGACGCAGTCAGCTCCATCGGGATCACCGAGCACATCGGTCGCAAGAACTATGCCGACTATTTCGCCCGGCTCCACGGTTACCTCAAGCCGGGCGGACGACTGCTCAACCACTGCATCACTCGGCCCGACAACAGTCGCACAGTCAAGGCCGGTCAGTTCATCGACCGGTACGTCTTCCCCGACGGCGAGCTTGCCGGTGCGGGGACGGTCCATCTGGAAGCCGAGAACGCCGGGTTCGAGGTGGTCCACGAGGAGAACCTGCGCCAGCACTACGCCATCACGTTGCGGGATTGGTGCGCGAACCTGGTCGAGCACTGGGACTCCGCAGTCGGCGAGGTCGGGGAGCCCATGGCCAAGCTGTGGGGACTGTATATGGGTGCCTGCCAGTACGGGTTCGAACACAACAAGATCCAGCTGCACCAGATCCTCGCCGTACGGCTGAACGACTCCATGACCTGGGACATTCCGCTCCGGCAGTGGTGGCAGGCCTGA